From one Paractinoplanes brasiliensis genomic stretch:
- a CDS encoding TIGR04282 family arsenosugar biosynthesis glycosyltransferase, translated as MSGQVIVLAKAPVAGLVKTRLCPPCTPAQAALIAAAALADTLAVVSATGVTRRVLAVAGAYPCPPGWVSIPQRGNTLGERLASAFADTAALAATTPSASASFTTASAPTSSSSSRKSDLSDSSTRRGGAQPVVLVGMDTPQLTAAHLRSALDPLIATDGPDATLGLAEDGGWWTLGLRDPRHAEILAGIATSTPSTGADTRAALERRGLAVHLLANLRDVDTAADAHHVAALCPPGSRFAEAVAHHIPAAAPHTSVHHMPGAAPHTPASVPPIAGAASHTQASDRHVPGAVDRVRALDQPGPGPDRLVADPGSPAHTSVAAR; from the coding sequence ATGAGCGGACAAGTGATCGTGCTGGCCAAGGCCCCGGTGGCGGGCCTGGTCAAGACCCGGCTCTGCCCACCCTGCACCCCGGCCCAGGCAGCCCTGATCGCGGCGGCGGCCCTGGCAGACACCCTCGCGGTCGTCTCCGCAACCGGCGTGACCCGGCGCGTCCTGGCCGTGGCCGGCGCCTACCCGTGCCCACCCGGCTGGGTGTCGATCCCCCAGCGTGGCAACACACTCGGCGAGCGGCTGGCCTCTGCGTTCGCAGACACCGCCGCGCTCGCTGCAACAACCCCCTCTGCCTCTGCCTCCTTCACCACTGCCTCCGCCCCCACCTCTTCTTCCTCCTCACGCAAATCGGATTTGTCGGATAGTTCAACCAGGAGAGGTGGAGCTCAGCCGGTTGTGCTCGTCGGCATGGACACGCCGCAACTGACCGCCGCCCATTTGCGAAGCGCGCTCGACCCGCTCATCGCCACCGATGGTCCCGATGCCACGCTGGGCCTGGCCGAGGACGGCGGCTGGTGGACGCTCGGCCTGCGCGACCCGCGGCATGCCGAGATCCTGGCCGGAATCGCCACGTCCACTCCGAGCACCGGCGCGGACACTCGAGCCGCCCTCGAACGGCGTGGCCTGGCCGTGCACTTGCTGGCCAACCTGCGCGACGTCGACACCGCAGCCGACGCTCACCACGTCGCCGCGCTGTGCCCGCCGGGCAGCCGCTTCGCCGAAGCCGTCGCCCACCACATCCCGGCGGCGGCTCCCCACACTTCGGTCCATCACATGCCGGGGGCGGCTCCCCACACGCCGGCTTCGGTCCCTCCCATCGCGGGGGCGGCTTCCCACACGCAAGCTTCGGACCGGCATGTGCCGGGTGCGGTTGACCGCGTGCGGGCCCTTGACCAGCCCGGACCCGGCCCGGATCGTCTCGTGGCGGATCCGGGCAGTCCCGCGCACACCTCGGTGGCGGCCCGGTGA
- a CDS encoding NAD-dependent epimerase/dehydratase family protein translates to MTHVLVTGGAGFIGSHVVRVLREAGLEVTVADVGHPAAHRTPLPPAVRRVDLRDRTGVAELLSGVDAVVHQAAMVGLGVDLDDLPEYVGCNDLGTAVLLAGMARAGVSRLVLASSMVVYGEGRYTCGRHGDVRPAPRSEADLAAGRFEACCPVCAAPLTPGLIDEDSALDPRSVYAATKVAQEHLSAAWARQTGGSVLALRYHNVYGPGMPRDTPYSGVAAIFRSALAGGRAPRVFEDGGQRRDFVHVHDVAAANLAALTATGHGSGWRAYNVASGRPATIGEMAAELSRAAGGPAPVVTGEFRLGDVRHVVASAARAEAELGFRATIGLADGVADFAHAPLRG, encoded by the coding sequence GTGACCCATGTTCTCGTGACCGGCGGCGCCGGTTTCATCGGATCCCACGTCGTCCGTGTCCTGCGCGAAGCCGGCCTGGAGGTGACCGTGGCCGACGTGGGCCACCCGGCCGCCCACCGCACTCCCCTGCCCCCGGCCGTGCGCCGGGTCGACCTGCGCGACCGTACGGGGGTGGCCGAACTTCTGTCCGGTGTGGACGCGGTCGTGCACCAGGCGGCCATGGTCGGGCTCGGTGTCGACCTTGACGACCTGCCCGAGTACGTCGGCTGCAACGACCTGGGCACCGCGGTGCTGCTGGCCGGGATGGCTCGCGCCGGGGTGTCGCGGCTGGTGCTGGCCAGTTCCATGGTCGTCTACGGCGAGGGCCGGTACACCTGCGGCCGGCACGGCGACGTCCGGCCCGCTCCCCGCTCCGAGGCGGACCTGGCCGCCGGACGGTTCGAGGCCTGCTGCCCGGTCTGTGCGGCTCCGCTCACCCCGGGACTGATCGACGAGGACTCCGCTCTCGACCCGCGCAGCGTCTACGCCGCCACCAAAGTGGCCCAGGAACACCTGAGCGCCGCCTGGGCCCGGCAGACCGGGGGTTCGGTGTTGGCCCTGCGCTACCACAACGTGTACGGGCCCGGCATGCCGCGCGACACCCCGTACAGCGGGGTCGCCGCGATCTTCCGGTCGGCCCTGGCCGGTGGGCGGGCGCCGCGCGTTTTCGAGGACGGCGGTCAGCGTCGCGACTTCGTGCACGTGCACGACGTGGCGGCGGCGAACCTGGCCGCCCTGACAGCCACCGGGCACGGCAGCGGGTGGCGCGCCTACAACGTCGCCTCGGGGCGCCCGGCGACGATCGGCGAGATGGCGGCCGAGCTGAGCCGGGCCGCGGGCGGACCGGCCCCGGTGGTCACCGGAGAGTTCCGGCTCGGGGACGTCCGGCACGTGGTGGCCTCGGCGGCGCGGGCCGAGGCCGAACTCGGGTTCCGCGCCACGATCGGTCTCGCCGACGGGGTGGCCGACTTCGCCCACGCCCCACTGCGCGGATGA
- a CDS encoding serine/threonine-protein kinase, with amino-acid sequence MPLQAGRYRVGAPVGHGGTAVVHRGYDRTLRRLVAIKFLDGSRTGVNPALSEARAAARLSHPNIARVYDFGRTGAGASYLVMEYLPGGTLADRLRDTGPLPLAEAARIAADVACALAAAHADGLVHRDIKPRNVMLGPSRTKVVDFGVATTAGASSTGPDGLVWGTPLYLSPEQLRGEPVRPSADVYALGLLLHECLTGSSPWRGATAEQVLVNRRLRPVPTLPQALGLPPAFLAFYRRCVSPLPGKRPTALEAAETLRLFTDGPPGASLRPPRRANATRPPRTRPRATSPRRARPHGPRPHGPRPHGPRPHGTHALATGPRAVAMAGLAMIIALIGLVLGQLTTSAPGDETHHRPAMTATAPSGPSQASAADA; translated from the coding sequence ATGCCACTGCAGGCCGGGCGCTACCGCGTCGGCGCTCCTGTCGGTCACGGCGGCACCGCGGTCGTGCACCGCGGCTACGACCGCACGCTGCGCCGCCTGGTGGCGATCAAGTTCCTGGACGGATCCCGTACGGGCGTCAACCCGGCGCTTTCCGAGGCGCGCGCCGCCGCCCGGCTCAGCCACCCCAACATCGCCCGCGTGTACGACTTCGGCCGGACCGGCGCCGGCGCGTCGTACCTGGTCATGGAGTACCTTCCGGGCGGCACGCTCGCCGACCGCCTGCGTGACACGGGCCCGCTGCCGCTTGCCGAGGCCGCGCGCATCGCCGCCGACGTCGCCTGCGCGCTGGCCGCCGCGCACGCCGACGGCCTCGTGCACCGCGACATCAAGCCGCGCAACGTCATGCTCGGCCCGTCCCGCACCAAGGTGGTCGACTTCGGCGTGGCGACGACGGCCGGCGCCAGCTCGACCGGGCCGGACGGGTTGGTCTGGGGCACCCCGCTGTACCTGTCCCCGGAACAACTGCGCGGTGAGCCCGTGCGCCCCTCGGCCGACGTGTACGCCCTCGGCCTGCTGCTGCACGAATGCCTCACCGGTTCGTCACCGTGGCGCGGCGCCACCGCGGAACAGGTGCTCGTCAACCGGCGCCTGCGGCCCGTGCCCACCCTGCCCCAGGCGCTCGGCCTGCCCCCGGCGTTCCTCGCCTTCTACCGACGTTGCGTGTCACCGCTGCCCGGGAAACGCCCCACCGCTCTGGAGGCGGCCGAGACGCTTCGCCTTTTCACCGACGGTCCTCCGGGCGCATCCCTCCGTCCGCCCCGCCGCGCGAACGCCACTCGGCCGCCTCGCACCCGCCCGCGCGCCACCTCACCGCGCCGCGCCCGCCCGCACGGCCCCCGCCCTCACGGCCCCCGCCCGCACGGCCCCCGCCCGCACGGCACCCACGCGCTCGCCACCGGCCCGCGTGCCGTGGCCATGGCCGGCCTGGCCATGATCATCGCGTTGATCGGTCTCGTGCTCGGCCAGCTCACCACCTCCGCCCCCGGCGACGAAACGCACCACCGCCCCGCCATGACCGCGACCGCCCCGTCCGGCCCGTCGCAGGCGTCGGCGGCGGACGCCTGA
- a CDS encoding TIGR02452 family protein, which yields MSSRLRAIARETVEIAERGGYAGVSLGDQVSRSVAGTRLYGPDEEIVVPPPVDGPPVVRVSNESTLAATRRLGDDLACLVFASARNPGGGFLNGAKAQEESVARSSALYPTLLAAGDFYAWHRARPELTYSDRVIYSPRVPVFRDDRGELLPDAYPVSFLTAAAPNRAAIARNQPERLPEVPAILARRARRVLRVAAGNGHRRLVLGAWGCGVFGNDPLEVVDAFAGALEASPWFEEVTFAVLDRERDTPTYAAFTRLSTA from the coding sequence GTGAGCAGCAGGTTGCGGGCCATTGCCAGGGAAACCGTGGAGATCGCGGAACGTGGTGGCTACGCCGGGGTGAGTCTTGGCGATCAGGTGAGCAGGTCGGTGGCCGGCACGCGGCTGTACGGTCCGGACGAGGAAATCGTTGTGCCGCCGCCGGTCGACGGCCCGCCCGTGGTCCGGGTGAGCAACGAGTCGACGTTGGCGGCTACCCGGCGGCTCGGTGATGACCTCGCGTGTCTGGTGTTCGCCTCGGCGCGTAACCCCGGTGGCGGGTTCCTCAACGGGGCCAAGGCTCAAGAGGAGAGCGTGGCCCGCAGCTCGGCGCTCTACCCGACACTGCTCGCGGCGGGCGACTTCTATGCCTGGCATCGGGCCCGGCCCGAACTGACGTACAGCGACCGTGTGATCTATTCGCCGCGTGTGCCGGTGTTCCGGGACGACCGGGGCGAGTTGCTGCCGGACGCGTACCCGGTTTCCTTCCTGACCGCGGCGGCCCCCAACCGGGCGGCCATCGCGCGCAACCAGCCCGAGCGGTTGCCCGAGGTGCCGGCGATCCTGGCCCGCAGGGCGCGGCGGGTGTTGCGGGTGGCCGCGGGCAACGGGCACCGCCGGCTGGTGCTGGGGGCCTGGGGATGCGGGGTGTTCGGCAACGACCCGCTTGAGGTGGTGGACGCGTTCGCCGGGGCGCTGGAGGCGAGTCCGTGGTTCGAGGAGGTGACCTTCGCCGTCCTCGACCGCGAACGGGACACCCCGACGTACGCCGCCTTCACGCGCTTGAGCACGGCCTGA
- a CDS encoding serine/threonine-protein kinase, whose amino-acid sequence MDRLAGRYRVGEVLGHGGNATVRYGFDTVLKRPVAIKMFDGSAAEVLREARTAAGLSHPNIAQVYDYGEIVEGDERTPYLVMEFVGGETLADRLARTGALRWRRVAEIGAQTAGALAAAHAQSLVHRDVHPRNIMLTPDGVKVLDFGIAAVAGQHGIDAGGALWGSPAYLAPEQLRGEPSFPAGDVYALGLLLFESLTGSRAWPGETIGAILATRHGRPAPRLPRLAALPRELVRLYEACTADDPTGRPTAAEVSETLRRVGYTAPLSRPATPIRTVLSPHTVAAASPATRRRSRRRTAVLGSAAVVTAILGIVGVQLSNGTVTPGGREAEAAVEAPQPPASLSPSTSPPASPTTSARPRRHTETTTTTVRRKTAPPTTAPTTVPTSAPTTQPTAPATKPAPPSSPPPTTPRPQPTTPSPTPDDPKPTDPKPTEPTTPVTTPPTQTTPPTTGDTDTDAAAV is encoded by the coding sequence GTGGACAGGCTCGCGGGGCGTTACCGGGTGGGCGAAGTGCTGGGCCACGGCGGCAACGCGACGGTGCGCTACGGGTTCGACACCGTGCTCAAGCGCCCGGTGGCCATCAAGATGTTCGACGGCTCCGCGGCCGAGGTGCTGCGCGAGGCACGCACGGCGGCCGGTCTCAGCCATCCGAACATCGCGCAGGTCTACGACTACGGCGAGATCGTCGAGGGCGACGAGCGCACGCCCTACCTCGTGATGGAGTTCGTCGGCGGCGAGACCCTGGCCGACCGGCTGGCCCGTACGGGCGCTTTGCGGTGGCGCCGCGTGGCCGAGATCGGCGCGCAGACCGCCGGCGCGCTGGCCGCCGCCCACGCGCAGAGCCTGGTCCACCGCGACGTGCACCCGCGCAACATCATGCTCACCCCCGACGGCGTCAAGGTTCTCGATTTCGGCATCGCCGCCGTCGCCGGGCAGCACGGCATCGACGCCGGCGGCGCGCTGTGGGGCAGCCCGGCCTACCTGGCGCCCGAGCAGCTGCGCGGCGAACCGAGTTTCCCCGCAGGTGACGTGTACGCGCTGGGCCTGCTCCTGTTCGAGTCCCTCACCGGTTCGCGGGCCTGGCCGGGCGAGACGATCGGCGCGATCCTGGCCACCCGCCACGGACGCCCGGCCCCGCGCCTGCCCCGCCTCGCCGCCCTCCCGCGCGAGCTGGTCCGGCTCTACGAAGCCTGCACGGCCGACGACCCCACCGGCCGGCCCACCGCGGCCGAGGTCAGCGAAACCCTGCGACGCGTCGGCTACACGGCGCCGCTGAGCCGTCCCGCCACGCCGATCCGCACGGTCCTGTCTCCCCACACCGTCGCCGCCGCGTCACCCGCGACCCGCCGGCGCTCCCGGCGCCGCACCGCGGTTCTGGGGTCGGCCGCCGTCGTCACCGCGATCCTCGGCATCGTCGGTGTCCAGCTGTCCAACGGCACTGTCACGCCCGGTGGACGCGAGGCCGAGGCCGCCGTCGAGGCCCCCCAGCCGCCCGCGTCGCTGTCGCCGTCCACCAGCCCGCCCGCGTCGCCGACCACCTCGGCCCGCCCCCGCCGGCACACCGAGACGACCACCACCACCGTACGGAGAAAGACCGCGCCGCCCACCACGGCTCCGACGACCGTGCCCACCAGCGCGCCCACCACGCAGCCGACCGCCCCGGCCACGAAGCCGGCCCCGCCGAGCAGCCCGCCGCCGACCACCCCGCGGCCGCAGCCCACCACGCCGTCCCCGACCCCGGACGACCCGAAGCCCACCGACCCGAAGCCCACCGAGCCCACCACTCCGGTGACGACACCGCCCACGCAGACCACCCCACCCACCACCGGCGACACCGACACCGACGCGGCTGCGGTCTGA
- a CDS encoding WD40 repeat domain-containing protein, with the protein MRPSPYGVVAFRHDGRRLAMSAPNGELTLWDTTDPAYPQRAGRLRAGRGIAAAEWNPAVPELLATASADGTSAVWRVPPSGVPEQVAGWAALPERARHVGWVAGGSLVYSMTGHGRATVWDVAGGYVTSRAEMSDRRPVVAAHYRADEIVAVTDSGWARLWHPRRRPGEWVRLTDRPVGACTWSSTWLVVAGLDGQATCFDAEFQPVRTLRVARARPWAVACSDDGRLVASFGDNRVIAVDHDGAVGWETALHGPAARSVGIAGDLVALSGGQPRPVLLALLSGSGVAL; encoded by the coding sequence GTGAGACCTTCCCCGTACGGGGTGGTGGCGTTCCGCCACGACGGGCGCCGGCTCGCGATGAGCGCACCCAACGGCGAACTGACGCTGTGGGACACCACCGACCCGGCGTACCCGCAACGAGCGGGCCGGCTGCGAGCGGGCCGGGGCATCGCCGCCGCGGAGTGGAACCCGGCCGTCCCCGAGCTGCTGGCGACGGCGTCGGCCGACGGCACCAGCGCCGTCTGGCGTGTGCCGCCGAGCGGCGTGCCCGAGCAGGTCGCCGGCTGGGCCGCGCTGCCCGAACGGGCCCGGCACGTGGGCTGGGTGGCCGGTGGATCGCTGGTCTACAGCATGACCGGGCACGGCCGCGCGACGGTGTGGGACGTCGCCGGCGGCTACGTCACCAGCCGGGCCGAGATGAGCGACCGGCGGCCCGTGGTGGCCGCCCACTACCGCGCCGACGAGATCGTCGCCGTCACCGACAGCGGCTGGGCACGGCTCTGGCATCCGCGGCGGCGGCCCGGGGAGTGGGTCCGGCTGACCGACCGGCCGGTCGGCGCCTGCACCTGGTCGAGCACGTGGCTCGTGGTCGCGGGCCTCGACGGGCAGGCCACCTGCTTCGACGCCGAGTTCCAGCCGGTGCGCACTCTGCGGGTGGCGCGGGCCCGGCCGTGGGCGGTGGCCTGCTCGGACGACGGGCGGCTGGTCGCCTCGTTCGGCGACAACCGGGTCATCGCGGTCGACCACGACGGCGCCGTCGGATGGGAGACCGCCCTGCACGGACCGGCCGCGCGGTCGGTCGGCATCGCGGGGGACCTGGTCGCCCTGAGCGGAGGACAGCCGCGGCCGGTCCTGCTGGCCCTGCTGAGCGGCTCCGGGGTCGCCCTGTGA
- a CDS encoding carboxypeptidase-like regulatory domain-containing protein, which yields MQLKSARRRSVLAAVVAGAIAATSAAGPALAADATGSIAGVVRDTRGAVVPDASIAVYLDPSSDAVQELQADSRGRFTIRGLQAGAYKVRVGLSGWSEWAPGRVGNPGQAKTYPVRANRATNASSVVTAAGFIAGRFHGPDGSPAAHSAVNVTNVNTANQHGTVTGPDGRFRLRVQPNQTFIVSYQAGALGQYVPHTFDPARATSFFVRSGHTVRVTDRAAAPAGIAGRLTDAAGAPARGVHVSFINVDTINESETNTAADGTYDFSGLLEPGRYKVRFSTPDGSQYAHQKPDYDSADIITVASGETAVVDDQLLWIPA from the coding sequence GTGCAGTTGAAGTCAGCACGCCGCCGGTCGGTCCTGGCCGCCGTCGTGGCCGGTGCGATCGCCGCCACCTCGGCCGCCGGGCCTGCGCTCGCCGCCGACGCGACGGGCAGCATCGCCGGCGTCGTCCGGGACACCCGTGGCGCGGTCGTCCCGGACGCGTCCATCGCCGTCTACCTCGACCCGTCCAGTGACGCCGTCCAGGAGTTGCAGGCCGACAGCCGGGGCCGATTCACGATTCGTGGCCTTCAGGCCGGCGCCTACAAGGTCCGCGTGGGCCTGAGCGGCTGGTCGGAGTGGGCCCCGGGCCGGGTCGGCAATCCCGGCCAGGCCAAGACCTATCCCGTACGGGCGAACCGCGCCACAAACGCAAGCAGCGTCGTCACCGCGGCCGGGTTCATCGCCGGGCGCTTCCACGGTCCCGACGGCTCACCGGCCGCGCACTCCGCCGTCAACGTGACGAACGTGAACACCGCCAACCAGCACGGCACCGTCACCGGCCCCGACGGCAGATTCCGTCTGCGGGTCCAGCCCAACCAGACGTTCATCGTCAGCTACCAGGCCGGCGCGCTCGGCCAGTACGTGCCGCACACCTTCGACCCGGCCCGAGCCACCAGTTTCTTCGTACGGTCGGGGCACACTGTGCGGGTGACCGACCGGGCCGCCGCCCCGGCGGGCATCGCGGGCCGACTGACCGACGCCGCGGGGGCGCCGGCCAGGGGTGTGCACGTCAGCTTCATCAACGTCGACACCATCAACGAGTCCGAAACGAACACCGCCGCCGACGGCACGTACGACTTCAGCGGGCTGCTGGAGCCGGGCCGTTACAAGGTGCGCTTCAGCACCCCGGACGGTTCGCAGTACGCCCACCAGAAGCCGGACTACGACTCGGCCGACATCATCACCGTTGCCTCCGGTGAGACGGCCGTCGTCGACGACCAGCTCCTCTGGATTCCCGCCTGA
- a CDS encoding OsmC family protein: MTKENQRSVEIERTGAGAYEVRNVRGGVIAMGGGDDDRFTPVELLLAALGGCSGIDVDLVASRRAEPVRFVVRVRGDKIRDAAGENRMENLEIEFDLEFPEGADGDRARSVVPRLIQQSHDRLCTVTRTVERGSPVAASQVGE; the protein is encoded by the coding sequence ATGACGAAGGAGAACCAGCGGTCGGTGGAGATCGAGCGGACCGGCGCCGGTGCGTACGAGGTGCGCAACGTACGGGGTGGGGTCATCGCCATGGGAGGCGGCGACGACGACCGCTTCACGCCTGTCGAGCTGCTGCTCGCGGCGCTGGGCGGGTGCAGCGGGATCGACGTGGACCTGGTGGCGAGCCGCCGCGCCGAACCGGTCCGGTTCGTGGTGCGGGTGCGCGGCGACAAGATCCGCGACGCGGCGGGGGAGAACCGGATGGAGAACCTGGAGATCGAGTTCGACCTCGAGTTCCCCGAGGGCGCGGACGGCGATCGGGCCCGGTCGGTGGTGCCGCGGCTGATCCAGCAGTCCCATGACCGGCTGTGCACCGTCACGCGCACGGTCGAGCGAGGCAGCCCGGTTGCGGCCTCCCAAGTCGGTGAGTAG
- a CDS encoding bile acid:sodium symporter family protein: MDSALTAVGLPVALGIIMLGLGLGLTVADFRRVVRFPRAAVVALGCQVLLLPALCFVLVLVLGLPPVLAVGMMLLAASPGGTTANLYSHLFGGHVALNVTLTAVNSVLAVVTLPIVVNLSAAHFLDGAASIGLQFDKVLQVFAIVLAPVAVGMALRARFPGVAERLARPVKIVSVVVLVAVVAGTVLKERENVADYVVAVGLAVLIFNVVSLAVGYGAPRLAGVGRRESIAVGMEIGIHNSTLAITIAVSPALLGNTEMAIPAAVYGIVMFFTAAAFGVLVTRRREREVAA, translated from the coding sequence ATGGACTCGGCATTGACCGCCGTCGGGCTGCCCGTCGCGCTCGGCATCATCATGCTCGGCCTGGGTCTCGGCCTGACGGTGGCCGATTTCCGGCGCGTCGTCCGCTTCCCCCGCGCGGCCGTGGTCGCGCTGGGCTGTCAGGTGCTGCTGTTGCCGGCGCTCTGCTTCGTGCTGGTTCTGGTCCTCGGCCTGCCTCCGGTTCTGGCCGTCGGCATGATGCTGCTCGCGGCGTCCCCCGGAGGCACCACGGCCAACCTGTACAGCCATCTGTTCGGCGGGCACGTGGCGCTCAACGTCACCCTGACCGCGGTCAACTCGGTGCTCGCGGTGGTCACGCTGCCGATCGTCGTGAACCTGTCGGCCGCGCACTTCCTCGACGGCGCCGCGTCGATCGGCCTGCAGTTCGACAAGGTGCTGCAGGTGTTCGCGATCGTGCTGGCGCCGGTGGCCGTCGGCATGGCGCTGCGCGCGCGGTTCCCCGGGGTCGCCGAGCGGCTGGCCCGTCCGGTGAAGATCGTGTCGGTCGTCGTGCTGGTCGCCGTCGTCGCGGGCACGGTGCTCAAGGAACGTGAGAACGTGGCCGACTACGTCGTGGCGGTGGGCCTGGCCGTGCTGATCTTCAACGTGGTGAGCCTGGCCGTCGGGTACGGCGCGCCGCGGCTGGCCGGTGTCGGGCGGCGGGAGTCGATCGCCGTCGGCATGGAGATCGGCATCCACAACAGCACGCTGGCCATCACGATCGCGGTCAGCCCGGCCCTGCTGGGCAACACCGAGATGGCGATCCCGGCCGCCGTCTACGGCATTGTCATGTTCTTCACCGCCGCGGCCTTCGGGGTGCTCGTCACCCGGCGGCGCGAACGCGAGGTGGCGGCGTAA
- a CDS encoding AfsR/SARP family transcriptional regulator, with protein MRYQILGPLLVEHEQQTRSVTGGKVRTLLAALLLHANQQLSVAQLAQRMWPGDAPHSLRRVVQTNIVRLRHELPWPGSVITGPAGYSLRVGPGELDMHVFDRLVDEAAAAPSLHERARLLRSALALWRGPACADVASPWLHEMDLPPLDERRLLALERRIEADLLLRRTDGIVGELRLLTAEHPYRERFWVQLMAALFRQGRQAEALSAYQTLSHRFIGELGVEPGEELRDVHQQILRGSGQHPLLSAPQQQAVVPAPQRLPAGAPHFVGRAEEFATLDWHRDEEAAVIVLDGPAGIGKSALAVRWLHGNDDFPDGRLHVDLRGYADEPPMKPSEALAALLGELGVAGSDIPYGVPARAELYRALTADRRMAVLLDNALDADQVRPLLPGPGATAVITSRNQLRGLVVHDGAVRVTVPRLEPAEAAAVLGLNPRTEEAARLAELCDRTPLALRILAERMARLPHVPPASWVAELSEEGDRLAALDAGDGAPGDLPRALSWSYRRLEPGPAELMRRLSAYTSRAFTTERAAELAAAPVPSVRRQLDRLVGVHLIEQLNHDRYRVSPLAGLYGRHSALAERAG; from the coding sequence ATGCGGTATCAGATCCTCGGTCCGCTCCTGGTGGAGCACGAGCAGCAGACGCGCTCGGTGACCGGTGGCAAGGTGCGTACGCTGCTGGCCGCGCTGCTCCTGCACGCCAACCAGCAGCTCTCGGTGGCCCAGCTGGCCCAGCGCATGTGGCCCGGGGACGCGCCGCACTCGCTGCGCCGCGTCGTGCAGACCAACATCGTCCGGCTGCGCCACGAGCTGCCCTGGCCCGGTTCCGTGATCACCGGGCCGGCCGGGTACTCCCTGCGGGTCGGGCCCGGCGAGCTCGACATGCACGTCTTCGACCGGCTCGTCGACGAGGCCGCCGCCGCCCCGAGCCTGCACGAGCGGGCCCGCCTGCTGCGCTCGGCGCTCGCCCTGTGGCGCGGGCCGGCCTGCGCCGACGTCGCGTCGCCGTGGCTGCACGAGATGGATCTGCCGCCGCTCGACGAGCGCCGCCTGCTCGCGCTGGAGCGGCGCATCGAGGCCGACCTGCTGCTGCGCCGCACCGACGGCATCGTCGGCGAGCTGCGGTTGCTGACGGCCGAACACCCGTACCGGGAAAGGTTCTGGGTGCAGCTGATGGCCGCGCTCTTTCGGCAGGGGCGGCAGGCCGAGGCGCTCAGCGCCTATCAGACGCTGTCGCACCGGTTCATCGGTGAGCTCGGTGTCGAGCCCGGCGAGGAATTGCGCGACGTGCACCAGCAGATCCTGCGCGGCTCCGGGCAGCATCCCCTGCTGTCGGCGCCGCAGCAGCAGGCGGTGGTGCCGGCGCCGCAGCGGTTGCCGGCCGGGGCGCCGCACTTCGTGGGACGGGCCGAGGAGTTCGCGACCCTCGACTGGCACCGTGACGAGGAAGCCGCGGTGATCGTGCTGGACGGCCCGGCCGGCATCGGCAAGTCGGCCCTGGCGGTGCGCTGGCTGCACGGCAACGACGACTTCCCCGACGGCCGGCTCCACGTCGACCTGCGCGGTTACGCCGACGAGCCGCCGATGAAACCGTCCGAGGCCCTCGCCGCCCTGCTCGGCGAGCTGGGAGTAGCCGGGTCCGACATTCCGTACGGGGTCCCCGCCCGCGCCGAGCTGTACCGCGCGCTCACCGCGGACCGCCGGATGGCTGTGCTGCTCGACAACGCGCTCGACGCCGACCAGGTGCGCCCGTTGCTGCCGGGGCCGGGCGCCACCGCGGTGATCACCAGCCGCAACCAGCTGCGTGGCCTGGTGGTGCACGACGGCGCCGTACGGGTGACGGTGCCGCGTCTGGAACCGGCCGAGGCGGCGGCCGTGCTCGGGCTGAACCCGCGCACCGAGGAGGCGGCCCGGCTGGCCGAGCTGTGCGACCGTACGCCGCTGGCGCTGCGCATCCTGGCCGAGCGGATGGCCCGGTTGCCGCACGTGCCGCCGGCCTCGTGGGTGGCCGAGCTGTCCGAAGAGGGCGACAGGCTGGCCGCGCTCGACGCGGGGGACGGCGCGCCGGGCGACCTGCCACGTGCGCTGTCCTGGTCGTACCGGCGGCTCGAACCGGGCCCGGCCGAGCTGATGCGCCGCCTGTCCGCGTACACCAGCCGCGCGTTCACCACCGAGCGGGCCGCCGAGCTGGCAGCGGCGCCGGTTCCTTCCGTACGCCGGCAGCTGGACCGCCTCGTCGGGGTGCACCTGATCGAGCAGCTCAACCACGACCGTTACCGGGTGAGCCCGCTCGCCGGACTGTACGGGCGGCACAGCGCGCTGGCCGAGCGCGCCGGCTGA